The DNA region AGCTAGAAGTAATCCTGATTGCACAACCGCCATGATCTCTGATCCTGTCTCCGCAATCTGGACCACACGAGCTACTAACTTGGCTCGAAATGCTTTCATCGCTCAAGCCGGGAATCATTTCTCCATAACCCCAAGATGTGAGATCTTTAGCCAATTCGGCTTCGAACTCCGCGGATCAGCTCGTACTTACAACATAGACCTGGGTTCTAAAATCCAGTTCTAACCCACTCACCTCCCCCATCCCCTAACAGGGATGGGGTCTGTGTAAATCACATTCATACATTAGAAGTGTTTGTATTTTCCTTGTACAACCTATAAAATACTGACTTACTCTTCAATTTCACTTATTTTTAATAGTTATGTCTCCTGTCGTTATTTCAGGGATCAATGTTAGAAATTTAAAAAACGTTTCTATAGAATTCCTTTCCGGAGAAATCGTTTTACTCACTGGGGTGTCGGGGTCGGGAAAATCTTCCTTAGCTTTTGATACAATATATGCTGCTGGTAGGAAACGCTATATAGCAACGCTACCTTCGTTCTTTGCGAATATAACAGGAACTCTCCCCACACCTGATGTACAGGAAATTCGAGGCCTATCTCCTACGATAGCTGTAAAACAAAACTACTTTACACAACATGCGCACGCTACTGTTGGCAGTGCAACAGAAATCTTTAAACATCTCGCATTACTATTTTCTTTAGAAGCAGAAGCTAGAGATCCAGAAACAAAACAAATTTTAAATTTACAAAGCAAAGAAAAAATCCTTGCTATTCTCGAAGATATCCCTGACGGTTCACAGTTACTACTACTCTCTCCTATTTCCTCTGGGGATCAGAAAAATGTACAGGAACTTATTAAGCAGGGTTTCACAAAAATAAGAATTAATAATGAAACTGTCCCCATTTATTCTTTTTTGTCTTCAGGCATTGAAAACTATTACGAAGCGCAAGTAGTAGTAGATTCTTTTGTTAAAAATGACAAAAATTCTGCTCGTCTTAAATTAAGTGCCCTTACAGCCTTAGAATTAGGAAAAGGGCACTGCTTTGCCATGATCAATGGAGGAGAAAGTCTATCGTTTTCCACAGAAATACGTTCCTCTACATCCCAAGAGAAATTTACTCCTCTTACTCCAGATTTATTTTCTCCTAGCTCCATACATGGACGTTGTTTGCAGTGTCAAGGATCGGGACTATACATCACAATTGATGATTCTAATCTTATCAACCGTGATCTATCAATCCAACAAAACTGCTGTTCTTTAGCCCGTAGTAGTTTGTCCGTAGTATATCATGGAATCTACCAAGCTCTCGCAGACACTTTAGATTTTGACTTAGACACACCTTGGAAAGATCTTTCTGAAAATATTCAGAATATCTTTCTTTATGGTGGCAATAACCTCATCTTACCTGTCTATTTATTTGATCCTTCGTTAGGGAAAAAAAAACTCTCCCACAAACTGTGGCGTGGAATCTTGAATGATATCGGTGAGAAAGCCCGTTATGCAGCTGACCCACAACGACACATTCCAAAAGGAACCTCCTGTAACATCTGCCAAAAATGTTCTGGAACAGGTATCAATTCATTTGCCTTATCAGCTACGTGGCACGGAAAAACATTCGCTGATTTTTATCACTTATCTTTAGGAGATTTACATACTTTTGTGTCTTCTATAAAAACCTATTCAAGCTTTGTTAAAGAGGTACTAGATGGCCTTACATCACGTTTGTCTTGTCTTATTGATTTAGGATTATCCTATCTTACACCGGGACGTGCCGTTGCGACATTATCTGGTGGTGAACAAGAACGCACAGCCTTAGCTCAGCATTTAGGTTCAGGATTGCTAGGAATTACTTATATTCTAGATGAGCCATCGATAGGACTGCATCCCCGAGACACTCAAAAACTTATAGAAATAATCCAGAGACTTCGTGATCAAGGTAATACTGTTATTCTTGTTGAACACGATGAACAGATGATTTCCTTCGTTGATAGAGTTATTGATATCGGTCCTGGAGCAGGAATTTTCGGTGGCCAAGTACTTTTTAACGGCTCTCCTAAACAATTTTTGGAGACAAGCAATACGATTACATCTCGATATTTAAGAAATGAAGAAAAAATAGCCCTTCCTAAAAGAAGAGAGCCCCCAAAAGGGTTTCTTTCACTATCGGGTGCTACTATCCACAATCTAAAAAATATCTCCATACAATTACCTTTAGAAAGAATCTCAGCAATAACTGGAGTATCAGGATCAGGAAAATCTTCTCTTATCAATAACACCTTAGTTCCTGCTATGCAAGATTTCCTAGATGGAAATACCACTTCTAAACTAAGTATTACTGGAGGAGATATTGAACGTATTGTACACATCACCAGAGACCTTCCAGGAAGATCGCAGCGTTCTACTCCTATTACATACATTAAAGCTCTGGATGATATACGTGAGTTATTTGCCAATCAAACACGCAGTCGTCATTTAGGCTTTACCAAGAAACACTTCAGTTTTAATCTCCCACAAGGAGCGTGTTCTGAGTGCCAAGGTTTAGGGAGTTCAACAATTTCTGAAGATCTCTCTCCTCTTCCTTGTTCCGTATGTCATGGAAAACGTTTTCAATCTCAAGTATTAGAAGTAACGTATCAAGGGAAAAATATCTCTGACATTCTGGAAATGACAGCACACGAAGCGGAACAATTCTTTCAAATTTGTCCCAAAATTCATGAAAAAATCCATACATTATGCTTGCTAGGATTAGGCCATCTTCCTTTAGGTCGTCCTTTATCTAGCCTATCTGGAGGAGAAATACAAAGACTTAAACTTGCTTTTGAGCTTCTTATCCCTACGCAAAAACCCACTTTATACGTATTAGATGAGCCAACCACAGGTCTTCATACTCACGATATTAAGTCTTTAATTACTATCCTACTTTCCATGACTATGCAAAAGCATACGGTAGTAATTATCGAACATAATATGCATGTAATAAAAATTGCGGACCATATCGTAGAACTAGGACCAGAGGGTGGAGATCGTGGAGGTTATCTTTTAGCTTCCTGTTCTCCAGAAGATTTGGTAAACCTTTCTACCCCGACAGCGTTAGCACTGCGCCCTTACATACAAGATAACTCCTCTTCTATAATCTTAAGCCCCAAAACACCTGTAAAAAGTTCCCCCAAATCCATCACAATTCGTGATGCTCACCATAATAACCTTAAACATATAGACTTATCGATTCCTAGAAACTGTTTAACAACAGTGGTAGGACCTTCGGCATCTGGAAAATATTCTTTGGTTTTTAATGTTCTTTATTCCTACGGAAATATTGCTTATGCGGAATTATTCCCAACATATCTCAGACAAACTCTTATCAATAAAACTCCTCTACCTTTAGTTAAAGATGTTCGTGGTTTGTCTCCAGTTATCTCAATTAAAAAAACTAATCCGGGAAAAAATTCTCGTCATTCCGTAGCTTCAGCACTAGGGATCTCTAATAGCCTAGAAAAATTGTTCGCCACCTATGGCCACCCTCATATTCCTGAAACGAAGGAACCTCTACATAAAATAACCCTAGAATCTATTGTTGAGACTCTGCTTAAAAATTATGAAAATAACTACATAACCATTACTACACCTATTGAACTAGAGAACGATCGGGAATTTCTTCTAGATACGAAAAGAAAGGAGGGGTTTGTCAAACTTTATGCCAATGGCACTATCTATGATTTGGATGGCCCACTTCCTAAAAAACTAATAAACCCTGCAATAATCATTCAACATACAAAGATAACTAGAGGCAAAGCGTCCACATTACTTTCATCTTTAGCCATTGCATTCTCTGCATCGTCTTGTCCAATACTTTATCTAAATGTGTCTGGTGATCCTATTAGTCTATGCTACACGTTAGGTTGGTCTGATGCAGATGGGAATTCTTATCCTCAGATTACTAGAAAAACCCTTTCTCCTGAACATGAAGAAGGTCGATGTCCACAATGCAATGGCACCGGATCTATAGACACAATTTCTCTAGAATCGCATAAGAGTAAAATCTCGAATTATACTCCCATAGAATTATGGCAATTGTTTTTCCCTAATAGTAGCACAAAAGATCTAGAAAATCTCCTTAGCTTCCTTGGAATCGATCTCTCTACAAAAATTTGTGATCTCGACCCAAAACAATTTTCTATCCTTTGTAAAGGGAAAAAGCATGCTAAGGGATTAGATCATCTACTTACTCAACAACACTATTGTCTTACTTCATCCCAAATTCTTGATTCCCTGGTTCTTCCTATCTCGTGTCCTTTATGTCATGGCTTTGGAATTCATCCTTATGGACAAAACGTTCTGATAAATGGTGTATCTATAATTGATATTTATAAAAATGACTCGCAATATCTTAAAACATTCTTATCATCCTTAAACCGGGAATATGTGCATGACCTCTTAGAGCAACTTGCGTTGTTAGAACGAGTAGGTCTCGAATATATTACCCTAGGTCAACGTCAAGATTCTCTGAGTGATGGAGAAGCTTATCGCCTTCATATCGCTAAGAAAATCTCCACTAATTTAAGAGATATTGTTTATCTTCTAGAAGATCCCATTTCTGGCCTACATCCTAAAGATCAAACTTGTTTGATTCATCTCTTACGAGATTTAGTAGAGTCAAATAATACGGTAATCGCGACTGATAGAAACGATTTACTTCATGCATACACTGACAACACCATATACCTAGGCCCAGGATCTGGGCCAGATGGAGGATCCATAGTATCTGCTTTACCTCACATAGACACACATATTCCGTGCTCTAGTATATCCAAACAGAATCTACTAAAGATCGAGGTGTCTGCCCATAATCTCATCAATCTCAAAGTTTCCATTCCGTTAGGAAGTTTGGTAGCCATTGGAGGAGTATCAGGGTCAGGAAAAACTTCCTTACTTACTGAAGGCATTTATAAACATGCTGAGCACTATCTTAACCTAAAAGGTATGGAAAAAGAGTTTCAGAAGATTCTTTTCCTAGATTCCTACCCAATAGTAACGTCTATTCGCTCTGATATTAGCACTTATTTTTCCATAGCACCCGCGCTCAGGGAGTTCTACGCTTCTTTAACACAAGCTAAAGCCCTACAAATTTCTCCTTCCATGTTAAGTCCGAACACAAAACAAGGACAGTGTTCAGATTGTCTAGGGCTTGGATATCGTATGATTGACCGTGCATTCTATGCCCTTGAAAAACAAGTTTGCTCTGTTTGCTCTGGATTTCGCTTGAACCCTTTGTCTCAAGAAGTTAAGTATGAGGGCAAACATTTTGGTCAGTTATTGCAAACTTCTATTGCGGATATACACTCAATGTTCCCATTTATCAAAAAAATTCAAGCACCTATTAATGCCTTAATAAAGGCCCGCCTAGATTACCTGACTTTGGGACAAAATCTATCTTCTCTATCACGTAGTGAAAAAATCGCTATAAAAATAGCAAAACATCTCTATTTATCCCCTAAAGAACCTACTCTCTTCCTTTTAGATGAGCTGTCGTCTTCTCTGGATAATCTTAGAAAAGAAGAACTAATTCACCTACTTCGCCACCTTGTCACCTTGGGGCATTCTGTCGTTTATATTGATCACGATCGCAACATGTTGAAACATGCCGATTATTTCATAGAACTAGGACCGGGATCAGGAAGAAACGGAGGGAAAATTATTTTTTCTGGTCATCCTAAAGACAGTAAGTTATCACCTACATCGATTTGGAAAGACTTCCTATGAATTGATAGGAAAACGTTCGCGAGTTATGAGACGATACGCAGCTATTAGGGCAGCTTTATCCTTTTCGTCTCCGAGACAATGAGAGAATAAAATCTTTTGCAGTAACAGTTGTCTTTTCTCTTGATAAGATAACTGTGTATCGCAAACCCCCAATGCTGTATAAGATTTTGCAATGAGGCATCGTGGACGAGCATTATCTTCACAACACCCTGAGAAATGTATCTCCGCGAGCTGGCTGCCATCTGTAATTGCTAGCCAATAACCGAATATTAGAAAGGCATCCTGATTGTCATCAATCCAAGAATGTTCATCTAAAGAGAAAAGATATTCTTGAATCTTCTGACTATTCCTGGTACATAGTTGTGACATCAAACGGTAGGGTTTCAAGTGTTCTTCATTACATCGAGACTGTATTTGTTCTATTCCTAGAACAGTTTCATAATCCTTACCACTAAGCAAATTAGATTTCATAAACAAATCCAAGAGATAGAGCAGAAGTGTCTGTGATAATCGTTCCGAATTACGAAATACTTCTTGATGTGTTCTCTCAAAAAGAATTAATTCTATACTTTCGAGATAATCTAATAATTCATAGGGGGCAATTTCTACAACGTCTTCAGTGAAAATAGTAGTGCGTATATATCCTCGCAATACCTCACCATAATTTTTTATAAATTGCAGATCTCCGAGATCAGCAGCAACATAAAAAATGTCAGCTATTCCTTTGTAATCTTTGAGATTCCAATATCTTTGAAACAAAATAGGGAGGGCAAAAGTAAAACCTGACCAATAAATTAGAAAAAGTTCCATTTTTGAAGATCGAAACTTCATAGAGGAACGGTCTAAATGACAAAAAAGAGTGTCCTGTATTTTACCTTCGAAGTCTGATAAAAAACCTATCTCATCGTTGTCTCTGATAGATTCTGGAGAAATATGAAGAACAAGAAGGGTAAAAATTAGCGACAAACTATGTTTCTTATGAATAGTTTCATAAAATCTATAGATGACATGATCCTTCAAACGAGTAATGTCGGGATGATTCGCATATCTTTTCAAGCCAAGAAGAAGAGATTTAACCTCTTCATCATACTCTTTTAATCTCTGGTATACGAGCGCCTTCCCTAAATATTCTAAGGGGGCTGAAACACCCCCATGCAACTGAGAAAAAGCTTCTATAGCTTGAGAAAACCCTTCCTGAAACGATCTAGAAGATGCTTTTTCCAATAGAGCGATACCTAAACGAAACTGTGCTTCCCCTCCTTCTCTACGTCCTGGGAACGAAGCAACAATACGTTGATAGAGTGCAATTGCTTGATCATATAAATGTTCTGAAAGAAATGCATCAGGAATAGCCAAACAGCTCACCTTCAATGCACTGCTACTTTCATAAATAATAATGTTCCCTAAAACATGAGAAACATCTTGGACAATTATACCTATTCTTCCTCCTACAATAGGAAGATAGTCCATATGCACTATTGATACCTGATTATCGATAATCAGGGATATCTTATCATTTCTCTTCTCAAAACAAATTTTAAAATTTTTCTGTGATAAATCAAGACGTTGATAATTCTTCTGTATCTGCAGACCATTTTTGACCAATGATACACAAATACTATCTTCGGCAATAGATAACCAAAATCCATAACCATTAAAAAAATCTCCTTTATCAGCTTTGTCAACAGGAGGCATAATCACACCAAATCCTTCATACAAAGCATTTCGAGATAATGACAACTCTAGGCTAACTTCAGGGAAACTTTCTACATTAGAGACTAATAAGGTATACCATAACGTAGGCATGATCTTAGCCATCGGAAAGTATTTAGAAAGTAGAATAGATTCTTGTAGTTTCCAGCTATTTGGATCTATAGGACAAAGCTCTTTTTTCTTAATCCATTCTGGGGTCCCCTGCATGTGCTGTTCAATAGCTAACTTTAGCTCACCAACAGATTGATATCTTTTACTTGGGTCTGCTGATAAAGCTTTCATGACTATGTGCGAGAGGAATGGTGGAATTTCCCTATAGGGAGAAACCTCTTCAGGATTAGTGATTTGATGATAAAAATAAGATTTCTTTCCTTTCTTCTTACGATAAGGAAACGAAAGTGTCAACATCTGATATAGAATAACTCCCAAGGCGTACACTTCTGTAGACTCAGTGGCTGGTCTTCCTTGAAGACGTTCAGGAGCCATATAATCCGGAGTGCCCACAATCTTCCCGGGTATAGTCATATTAGAGAACAGAGTTTCTTCGACTTTATGATCGAGAGCAAGCAACATACTATCTTCAGAATCAATAGCAACTGCTGCTCCCCAATCTAGAATAACTACCTCATTGAACAAACCGATAAGAATATTATCTGGTTTCAAATCACGATGCAGAATACCACGAGAATGTACATACTCAACCGTTGAACAAATCTTATGAAATACTGATAAGAATGCAGATACGGAAGTCTTTTCCTCTAAGTCTTTGGGAGGCACATCACATTGCCAAACACTTTTGAGCAAGCTTTTCAACGTATGGCCTTCGATATAAGGCATAGTATAATAAACAGGATCGCTATCACTACAAATCGTGTAGACGGGGACAACACCAGGGTGGACAAGGTCAGCCGCTATCTTTGCTTCACGAAGGAAACGTTTTTTTAATAAGGGGTTGTTAGTAAGGTCTTCGCGAATACGCTTTAAAGCAACTTTACGCGAACAAACGCGATCATAGGCCAGGTAAACCTCACCCATCCCTCCCTTACCTACTATTCTGATAATATCGTAACGCTCCAAAAGTGTGATTACCTCTATTTAGAAAACGATGCAAGCTTATCAAGAATGCTTTGTAATTCTACACGATTATTTTTTAAAGATTCTTCTTTGTTGCGAACAAGATCGGGATTTGCTTTAGCACGAAAATCGTCGCTAGAAAGTAATCGTTCTGCACTTGCAATAGCATTCTCTAACCTAGTTTTTTCTTTCTCCAAACGAATCATTTCCTTATCAAGGTGCTCCTGTGGCACATAAATACCCAAACGAATACTATCTACAACGCCCAGACTATATAAACGATCTGTAGGTTCCTCTGTTAAAATTTCTACTGAAGACAAGCCTCCTAGTGCTTGCATCATAGGAAGATACTGAGAAATATCCATATCTATAGAGCATACAAAAGCTTGTAGAGGAACTCTCATATCTAACTGCATCTCACCACGAATATTCCTGATCGTGTAAACAAGCCTTTCAGCCAAAGTAAAAGACTCATGTAAATCTTTAGGAATAGCTACAGATAAAGGTTTAGGATAAGAAGCAAGCATACACGCTGAAGATCTGAGCATATCTAAAGCATGCCCCGTAATATTATCCCCCATACCTGAGGGAATGTCGCCTAACTCTTTTTTGACTTTTAAAAACAGAGTTTCTGTAACAAAAGGCACTATAGGATGCAATACACCCAGAATATTGATCAAAAGAACAGCAAGGAGTTTACGCTTAGTTAACCGTTCCCTATCAGAACCCTGCTTACCAAATAAAGTAGGTTTAATGATTTCTAGATATGTAGAACAAAGATTCTTACGGAAGAACTCATACCCTGATGAGGCTATTTTATCAAAAGCATAATTTGCATACGCATGCTCTAACTGAGCTAATAAATTGTTAAAACCATCTATAATATAAAAATCTTCTAAACCTAAAAGGGATTCATCAATGCCGTCTAGAAGATCTGTACCCGTCAACTCAGAAATATGCCCGAAAATAAACCTTGCACCATTCCACAGCTTATTTGCGAAATTTTTAAACTCTTCAAACAAGCGATAATCAAGATCTATTTGCTCACCTCGATTTGCACAAGAACATAGAGTCATACGTACAGCATCTGCACCATATTTACTAATCATTTCGATAGGGTCTATAACATTACCCTTTGACTTTGATAATTTCTCCCACTTGGCGACTACATTATCAGGTAATGGCTTACCCATGTCATACTCATGTTTTTCCAGTCCAGAAATGTAGTGCCATTCACCAATATCGTTATAGCGCTTGTAAGACTTACCAAAAATTAATCCATGTAAAAAGACGTCTGAAAAGGGTTTCTTGTCAACCATGGCCGAACATAATAAAATCATTCGAGTTACCCAGAAAAACAAAATATCATGCCCGGTGACTAAAACAGACGTGGGATAAAATTTTTTGAGATCTTCAGAATTAACATCAGGCCAACCTAAACAAGTTAAAGGCCATAAACCAGAAGAAAACCAAGTATCCAAAACATCAGATTCTTGATACCACGAGCTAGGATCCTTAGTGACCTCCTCAGGCTCGCCATCTCCATCATAACAAATAATTCTGTCTTCATTTTCTCTATGATACCAAACTGGAATTCTATGTCCCCACCACAACTGGCGACTAATACACCAATCTCTTAAATTATTTACCCAAGCAAGATAATTTCTCTTAAACTCACTAGGGAAAATCGTAATAGAATCACTAGCAACAAACTCTCTTAATTGATCGCGAAAATGTTCAACAGATACAAACCATTGCTTAGATAGATAAGGTTCTATTACCGCACCAGATCTATAAGAAACACCTATACGCACTTTATATGGTTGTTTTTTGACAAATAATCCTTTAGCTTCCAGAGCAGCGATAATATCAACACGAGCTTGTTCTTTACTCAATCCTGCAAATATTCCTCCATTCTCATTAATATCACCTGATGGAGTAAGAATATTAATCATAGGTAGGTCATGATTGATACCCATGCGGTAATCATCTTTGTCATGTGCAGGAGTAATTTTAACTGCCCCAGTACCAAAAGAAGGATCTACAGAGATATCTGCAATAACCGGAATTT from Chlamydia ibidis 10-1398/6 includes:
- a CDS encoding autotransporter outer membrane beta-barrel domain-containing protein, producing ARSNPDCTTAMISDPVSAIWTTRATNLARNAFIAQAGNHFSITPRCEIFSQFGFELRGSARTYNIDLGSKIQF
- the uvrA gene encoding excinuclease ABC subunit UvrA, with the translated sequence MVMSPVVISGINVRNLKNVSIEFLSGEIVLLTGVSGSGKSSLAFDTIYAAGRKRYIATLPSFFANITGTLPTPDVQEIRGLSPTIAVKQNYFTQHAHATVGSATEIFKHLALLFSLEAEARDPETKQILNLQSKEKILAILEDIPDGSQLLLLSPISSGDQKNVQELIKQGFTKIRINNETVPIYSFLSSGIENYYEAQVVVDSFVKNDKNSARLKLSALTALELGKGHCFAMINGGESLSFSTEIRSSTSQEKFTPLTPDLFSPSSIHGRCLQCQGSGLYITIDDSNLINRDLSIQQNCCSLARSSLSVVYHGIYQALADTLDFDLDTPWKDLSENIQNIFLYGGNNLILPVYLFDPSLGKKKLSHKLWRGILNDIGEKARYAADPQRHIPKGTSCNICQKCSGTGINSFALSATWHGKTFADFYHLSLGDLHTFVSSIKTYSSFVKEVLDGLTSRLSCLIDLGLSYLTPGRAVATLSGGEQERTALAQHLGSGLLGITYILDEPSIGLHPRDTQKLIEIIQRLRDQGNTVILVEHDEQMISFVDRVIDIGPGAGIFGGQVLFNGSPKQFLETSNTITSRYLRNEEKIALPKRREPPKGFLSLSGATIHNLKNISIQLPLERISAITGVSGSGKSSLINNTLVPAMQDFLDGNTTSKLSITGGDIERIVHITRDLPGRSQRSTPITYIKALDDIRELFANQTRSRHLGFTKKHFSFNLPQGACSECQGLGSSTISEDLSPLPCSVCHGKRFQSQVLEVTYQGKNISDILEMTAHEAEQFFQICPKIHEKIHTLCLLGLGHLPLGRPLSSLSGGEIQRLKLAFELLIPTQKPTLYVLDEPTTGLHTHDIKSLITILLSMTMQKHTVVIIEHNMHVIKIADHIVELGPEGGDRGGYLLASCSPEDLVNLSTPTALALRPYIQDNSSSIILSPKTPVKSSPKSITIRDAHHNNLKHIDLSIPRNCLTTVVGPSASGKYSLVFNVLYSYGNIAYAELFPTYLRQTLINKTPLPLVKDVRGLSPVISIKKTNPGKNSRHSVASALGISNSLEKLFATYGHPHIPETKEPLHKITLESIVETLLKNYENNYITITTPIELENDREFLLDTKRKEGFVKLYANGTIYDLDGPLPKKLINPAIIIQHTKITRGKASTLLSSLAIAFSASSCPILYLNVSGDPISLCYTLGWSDADGNSYPQITRKTLSPEHEEGRCPQCNGTGSIDTISLESHKSKISNYTPIELWQLFFPNSSTKDLENLLSFLGIDLSTKICDLDPKQFSILCKGKKHAKGLDHLLTQQHYCLTSSQILDSLVLPISCPLCHGFGIHPYGQNVLINGVSIIDIYKNDSQYLKTFLSSLNREYVHDLLEQLALLERVGLEYITLGQRQDSLSDGEAYRLHIAKKISTNLRDIVYLLEDPISGLHPKDQTCLIHLLRDLVESNNTVIATDRNDLLHAYTDNTIYLGPGSGPDGGSIVSALPHIDTHIPCSSISKQNLLKIEVSAHNLINLKVSIPLGSLVAIGGVSGSGKTSLLTEGIYKHAEHYLNLKGMEKEFQKILFLDSYPIVTSIRSDISTYFSIAPALREFYASLTQAKALQISPSMLSPNTKQGQCSDCLGLGYRMIDRAFYALEKQVCSVCSGFRLNPLSQEVKYEGKHFGQLLQTSIADIHSMFPFIKKIQAPINALIKARLDYLTLGQNLSSLSRSEKIAIKIAKHLYLSPKEPTLFLLDELSSSLDNLRKEELIHLLRHLVTLGHSVVYIDHDRNMLKHADYFIELGPGSGRNGGKIIFSGHPKDSKLSPTSIWKDFL
- the pknD gene encoding serine/threonine-protein kinase PknD, whose protein sequence is MERYDIIRIVGKGGMGEVYLAYDRVCSRKVALKRIREDLTNNPLLKKRFLREAKIAADLVHPGVVPVYTICSDSDPVYYTMPYIEGHTLKSLLKSVWQCDVPPKDLEEKTSVSAFLSVFHKICSTVEYVHSRGILHRDLKPDNILIGLFNEVVILDWGAAVAIDSEDSMLLALDHKVEETLFSNMTIPGKIVGTPDYMAPERLQGRPATESTEVYALGVILYQMLTLSFPYRKKKGKKSYFYHQITNPEEVSPYREIPPFLSHIVMKALSADPSKRYQSVGELKLAIEQHMQGTPEWIKKKELCPIDPNSWKLQESILLSKYFPMAKIMPTLWYTLLVSNVESFPEVSLELSLSRNALYEGFGVIMPPVDKADKGDFFNGYGFWLSIAEDSICVSLVKNGLQIQKNYQRLDLSQKNFKICFEKRNDKISLIIDNQVSIVHMDYLPIVGGRIGIIVQDVSHVLGNIIIYESSSALKVSCLAIPDAFLSEHLYDQAIALYQRIVASFPGRREGGEAQFRLGIALLEKASSRSFQEGFSQAIEAFSQLHGGVSAPLEYLGKALVYQRLKEYDEEVKSLLLGLKRYANHPDITRLKDHVIYRFYETIHKKHSLSLIFTLLVLHISPESIRDNDEIGFLSDFEGKIQDTLFCHLDRSSMKFRSSKMELFLIYWSGFTFALPILFQRYWNLKDYKGIADIFYVAADLGDLQFIKNYGEVLRGYIRTTIFTEDVVEIAPYELLDYLESIELILFERTHQEVFRNSERLSQTLLLYLLDLFMKSNLLSGKDYETVLGIEQIQSRCNEEHLKPYRLMSQLCTRNSQKIQEYLFSLDEHSWIDDNQDAFLIFGYWLAITDGSQLAEIHFSGCCEDNARPRCLIAKSYTALGVCDTQLSYQEKRQLLLQKILFSHCLGDEKDKAALIAAYRLITRERFPINS
- a CDS encoding valine--tRNA ligase; the protein is MEEDVFPKVYDPKGVEEELYAFWEQSGMFLAQSSSNKLPYAIVMPPPNVTGILHMGHALVNTLQDVLIRYKRMSGYEVCWIPGTDHAGIATQTVVERHLYASLGKRRMEFSREEFLEHIWAWKEKSESVILSQLRQLGCSCDWSRLRFTMEPLANRAVKKAFKCLFDKKYIYRGYYLVNWDPTLQTALADDEVEYEEQDGWLYYINYKVLGRDDEYLTVATTRPETLLGDTAIAVSPNDERYAHLIGSTVMVPFVDREIPVIADISVDPSFGTGAVKITPAHDKDDYRMGINHDLPMINILTPSGDINENGGIFAGLSKEQARVDIIAALEAKGLFVKKQPYKVRIGVSYRSGAVIEPYLSKQWFVSVEHFRDQLREFVASDSITIFPSEFKRNYLAWVNNLRDWCISRQLWWGHRIPVWYHRENEDRIICYDGDGEPEEVTKDPSSWYQESDVLDTWFSSGLWPLTCLGWPDVNSEDLKKFYPTSVLVTGHDILFFWVTRMILLCSAMVDKKPFSDVFLHGLIFGKSYKRYNDIGEWHYISGLEKHEYDMGKPLPDNVVAKWEKLSKSKGNVIDPIEMISKYGADAVRMTLCSCANRGEQIDLDYRLFEEFKNFANKLWNGARFIFGHISELTGTDLLDGIDESLLGLEDFYIIDGFNNLLAQLEHAYANYAFDKIASSGYEFFRKNLCSTYLEIIKPTLFGKQGSDRERLTKRKLLAVLLINILGVLHPIVPFVTETLFLKVKKELGDIPSGMGDNITGHALDMLRSSACMLASYPKPLSVAIPKDLHESFTLAERLVYTIRNIRGEMQLDMRVPLQAFVCSIDMDISQYLPMMQALGGLSSVEILTEEPTDRLYSLGVVDSIRLGIYVPQEHLDKEMIRLEKEKTRLENAIASAERLLSSDDFRAKANPDLVRNKEESLKNNRVELQSILDKLASFSK